The Carassius auratus strain Wakin chromosome 5, ASM336829v1, whole genome shotgun sequence genome includes a window with the following:
- the LOC113070775 gene encoding vitamin K epoxide reductase complex subunit 1-like protein 1, whose amino-acid sequence MAAPVLRVSTPRWERIVRLLVCLSGILLSLYAFHVEREKTRDANYRAMCDLSSSISCSKVFTSRWGRGFGLLGTIFGNDSAVNQPNSVYGILFYIFQLLLGLTASAMAALILMTTSIASVMGSLYLGYILYFVLKDFCVICITTYALNFILFVLNYKRLVYLNEAWKQQLQAKQD is encoded by the exons ATGGCGGCGCCCGTCTTGCGAGTGTCCACCCCTCGCTGGGAGCGGATAGTGCGGCTACTCGTCTGTCTCTCAGGAATCCTGTTATCCCTGTACGCTTTCCACGTGGAGAGGGAAAAGACCCGCGACGCCAACTACCGCGCCATGTGTGACTTGAGCAGCTCCATCAGCTGCTCCAAAGTCTTCACGTCCAG ATGGGGTCGAGGATTTGGACTGTTGGGTACCATTTTTGGGAACGACAGTGCAGTAAACCAGCCAAACAGTGTCTATGGAATCTTGTTTTATATCTTTCAACTGTTACTAG gtttgaCGGCCAGTGCGATGGCGGCTCTGATTCTCATGACCACCTCCATCGCGTCAGTGATGGGCTCCCTCTACCTGGGCTACATCCTCTACTTCGTCCTCAAGGACTTCTGCGTCATCTGCATCACCACATACGCACTGAACTTCATCCTGTTTGTGCTCAACTACAAGCGACTGGTTTACTTGAACGAGGCCTGGAAGCAGCAGCTCCAAGCCAAGCAGGACtag
- the LOC113070787 gene encoding 60S acidic ribosomal protein P0: MPREDRTTWKSNYFLKIIQLLDDFPKCFIVGADNVGSKQMQTIRLSLRGKAVVLMGKNTMMRKAIRGHLENNPSLERLLPHIRGNVGFVFTKEDLTEIRDLLLANKVPAAARAGAIAPCEVTVPAQNTGLGPEKTSFFQALGITTKISRGTIEILSDVQLIKPGDKVGASEATLLNMLNISPFSFGLIIQQVYDNGSVYSPEVLDITEDALHKRFLEGVRNIASVCLQIGYPTLASIPHSIINGYKRVLSVAVETDYSFPLAEKVKAYLADPTAFAVAAPTASAAVEKSAAPAAKEEAPKEESEESDDDMGFGLFD; this comes from the exons ATGCCCAGGGAAGACAGGACCACGTGGAAGTCCAACTATTTCCTGAAGATCATC CAACTGCTGGATGACTTCCCCAAGTGTTTCATCGTGGGTGCAGACAATGTGGGCTCCAAGCAGATGCAGACCATCCGTCTGTCCCTGCGGGGCAAGGCCGTCGTGCTCATGGGCAAAAACACCATGATGAGGAAGGCCATCCGCGGCCACCTGGAGAACAACCCGTCTCTGGAGAG GCTGCTCCCTCACATCCGTGGGAACGTGGGCTTCGTCTTCACCAAGGAGGATCTGACTGAGATCCGGGATCTGCTGCTGGCAAACAAA GTGCCCGCTGCTGCCCGTGCTGGAGCCATCGCCCCGTGTGAGGTGACCGTCCCCGCTCAGAACACCGGACTCGGTCCGGAGAAGACCTCCTTCTTCCAGGCTTTGGGAATCACCACCAAGATCTCCAGAGGAACCATTGAGATCCTG AGCGACGTTCAGCTGATCAAACCTGGAGACAAGGTGGGCGCCAGCGAGGCCACGCTGCTCAACATGCTGAACATCTCGCCCTTCTCTTTCGGGCTGATCATCCAGCAGGTGTATGATAACGGCAGCGTCTACAGCCCCGAGGTGCTGGACATCACTGAAGACGCCCTGCACAAGAGGTTCCTGGAG GGTGTGAGGAACATCGCCAGTGTGTGTCTGCAGATCGGATACCCGACGCTCGCCTCCATCCCTCACTCCATCATCAATGGATACAAGAGGGTCCTGTCTGTCGCCGTGGAAACGGACTACTCCTTCCCATTGGCCGAGAAG GTCAAGGCCTATCTGGCTGATCCCACTGCTTTCGCGGTCGCTGCTCCGACTGCTTCGGCTGCGGTGGAGAAATCTGCAGCTCCTGCGGCTAAAGAGGAGGCTCCCAAAGAAGAGTCCGAGGAGTCTGACGATGACATGGGCTTTGGCCTGTTTGATTAA